The genomic stretch TGGACGTCTTCGGCCGCGGCGGGTCGCTGAAGTCGTCCTGGTACGGCGACTGCCTGCCGAGCCGCGACTTCCCGATGCTGATCGATTTGTTCCTGCAGAACCGGCTGCCGCTCGACAAGTTCGTCTCGGAGACGATCGGGATCGGCCAGGTGGAGGAGGCGTTCGCCAAGATGCACCGCGGCGAGGTGCTGCGTTCGGTGGTGACGTTCTAGATGATCGACCGTGTCATCACCTCCGGGACGTTCTCGCTGGACGGCGGCACCTGGGAGGTCGACAACAACGTCTGGCTGATCGGCGACGCCCGCGAGGTGATCGTGATCGACGCCGCCCACGATGCGAACGTGATCGCCGAGCGGGTCGGCGGGCGCACGGTCAAGGCCATCATCTGCACGCACGCGCACAACGACCACATCAACGCCGCCCGGCCGCTGGCCGAGCTGACCGGGGCGCCGATCCGGCTGCACCCCGCCGACCAGGTGCTGTGGGACATGGAGTACGGCGACGCGGTGCCGTACCAGCCGCTGACCGACGGCGAGCGCATCGAGGTCGGCGGTTGCGCGCTGGAGATCCTGCACACCCCCGGCCACGCCCCCGGCGCGGTCTGCGTGCACGGGCGGGAGCTCGGCGCGCTGTTCAGCGGCGACACCCTGTTCAAGGGAGGCCCGGGCGCGACCGGCCGCTCGTACTCCTCCTTCGACACGATCATCGAGTCGATCAGGAAGCGCCTGCTGACGCTGCCGGCGGAAACCGTCGTGCACACCGGCCATGGCGACTCCACCACGATCGGCGCCGAGGCTCCGCATCTGGAGGAGTGGATCGCCCGAGGGCACTGATCGAGACAGGCCGTAATCTCCCGCTCGCAGAGGGATACAGGAGTGTGGCCCACCTAACGTAGGCAAGCCTTACCAAAGTGGGCTATCTTAGGTGTGCCTAACCTTGGCGTCCCAACCCTTCACGAGAGGCCGTCCCTGGATGTACGTGTGCATTTGTCGTGCTGTGACCGAAAACGAGGTCCACGACTGTATTGCCTCAGGGGCGACGAGCGCGAAGCAGATTCGCGACACCACCGGGGCTGGTGGGGACTGTGCCCGATGTGTACGGAAGATCTGTGCGATCCTGAAACGGTCGGAAGAACTGACGACCGCATAGCCGGATAGCAGCAAGGGGCCCGTCACATGCAGGGCGACAAGCAGATCATCGAGTTGCTCAACGAACAGTTGACCGCCGAACTCACCGCGATCAACCAGTACTTCCTGCACGCGAAGATGCAGGAGAACTGGGGTTACACCAAGCTCGCCGAGCACACGCGCGAAGAGTCGATCGACGAGATGCGCCATGCCGAGCGCCTCACTGATCGCATCCTCTTCCTGGAGGGCCTGCCCAATTATCAGAGACTTGGCACCCTGCACATCGGGCAGACCGTCGAGGAGCAGTTGAGGGCCGACCTGGAAGTGGAGATGTCGGTGGTGCAGCGGCTGCGCCCGGCGATCGCCCTCATGCGCGAGAAGGGCGACATCACCTCGGCCAACATTTTCGAGGACATCCTGCGGGACGAGGAACAGCACATCGACTACCTGGAGACGGAGCTCGGCCTGATCAACAGCCTGGGCATCCAGCTCTACCTGGCCCGCTACGCCGAGCCGCCGTCCGCCGACGACTGACCGCACGACGGGCGGGCGAGCCCGCGGCTCACCCGCCCATCGTGTACGACTCTCCGGCCCGCGCCTGCCAGCTCCACGTGTCCCCGGAACGGCTCCCGCCGTCCCACATCCGGCCCTCGACGGCTGCCCGCACCCTGATCTCCCCGGTGCGCCCCGCGTGCAGCGTCACCTTCTCGGCGGCCCCGTCGCGCCACGAGACGTCCACCGTCACGTCGCCCCGGGCCCTCAGCCCGCGCACCGACCCGGTACGCCAGGCCCGCGGCAGCGCGGGCAACACGTGGATCACCCCCTGGTGGCTCTGCACCAGCATCTCCGCGATGCCCGCGACGGCCCCGAAATTGCCGTCGATCTGGAACGGCGGGTGCGTGTCCCACAGGTTGTCCAGCGTCGAGTGCTTGAGCAGCTCGCCCAGCATCCGGTGCGCATGATCGCCATCGAGCAGCCGCGCCCAGAAGTTGATCTTCCAGGCCTTGCTCCACCCCGTGCCGCCGTCGCCTCTGGCCGCCAGCGTGACCTTGGCGGCCTCGCCCTCGGGGCTGCCTGCGACGATCTGCCGCCCGGGGTGCAGCCCGAACAGGTGTGAGACGTGCCGGTGCTGGTTGTCCTGCTCGTCCCAGTCGGCCTTCCACTCCTGCAACTGGCCCCATGACCCGATCCGCAGCCCGGGATCCAGCCTCTCCAGCGCCTCCAGCACCCGTGCACGGAACTCGGCGTCCACGTCCAGGATCTCCGCCGCCTCCGCGACGTTCGTGAACAGGTCCCAGACAATCTGCTGCGCCATCGAGGCTCCCGCCGAGAAGTCCCCATGCTCGGGGGAGTAGCTCGGGGACACGACGAGCATCCCATCGCCCGGGTCGGCGTGCAGCGTGTCCAGCCAGAGCTCGGCCGCCCCCTTCATCACCGGATAGGCGCTCTCGCGCAGGTAGCCCACGTCTCCGCTGAACCGGTAACGGTCGTACAGGTGCTGCGTGACCCAGGCCGCCGCTTCGGGGAACCAGAAGGCGGTGGCCCAGTCGTGCACGCCGGTGAACCCGAACGGGTTCGTCTCGTTGTGCACCACCCACCCGTCCGCCTCGAACATCTCCCGCGCCGTCCGCCGGCCCGGCGCCATCAGCGCCCGCGCGAAGTCGTCGTAGGGGCGGGCCGTCTCGGTCAGGTTCACCACGTCCGCGGGCCAGTAGTTCATCTGCAGGTTGATGTTGACGTGGTAGTCGCCTGCCCAGGCCGGGCTGGTGGAGTCGTTCCACACCCCTTGCAGGTTCGCCGGCAGCGACCCGGCCCGGGAGGACGCGATCAGCAGGTAGCGCCCGTAGGCGAAGAACAGCGCCTCCAGCGCCCGGTCGGCGGCCGAATCGCCGCCGGTGTACGACGCCCGCAGCCGATCCGTCGGCACCTCCGGCGTCTCCTGCCCGAGATCCAGCTCCACCCGGTCGAACAGCCCCGCGTAGTCGTCCCTGTGTGCCTGCCTGAGCGCCTCGTACCCCTGCGCCACCGCCTTGTCCACGGTCGCGGTGACGACGTCGTGCGGGTCGTCGCCACGGTACGCCGGGTAGACGGGGGCGTAGTCGGTGCCGGCGGACAGCACGAACACCGCGCTGTCGGCCCCGGCGACGATGATCCGGTCGGCTCCGTCCGTACGGGTGCCGCCCTCCACGACCACCTGCACCTGAGCCTCGAACACCATCCCGTTGTCCGCCAGCGCCCCGCGCATCGTCAGCCGCCCGTCCGCGACGCTGACCCGCTTGTCGTCGTGCGGCGAGGACGCGCGCAACGTGAACTCCACCGCGCCAGGCCGGTCGGCCGAGATCCGCCCGACGATCACGTTGCCCGGGTGGCAGGCGAAGTACTCGCGCGAGTGCCGCACCCCACCGGCCGTGTACGTCACCGTGGCCACGGCCTCGCGCAGGCTCAGCTCCCTGCGATAGCCGGTGGCGGGGGAGTCCTCGGGCAGGTCCAGCCACAGGTCGCCGAAGGTCTGGTACGCCCCGAAGCCGGACTTCGGCTGGCCCAGCGCGGCTGCGACCTCCTCCGGCACCATGCGCCCCTCGCGGTCCAGCCGCTCGCGGACCTCGGCGAGCGCGCCCGGCCGCGGGGCCGTCCAGTTGCCGAAGTCGTACCCCTGCCGCGACCCCGGACCTCCCGTCCACAGGGTCTTCTCGTTGAACTGGATCTGTTCGAGTGCCGTGCCGCCGAAGATCATCGCGCCGAGCGCCCCATTGCCGATCGGCAGCGCCTCGGTCTCCCAGTCGACAGCGGGCCGGTCATACCAGAGGGTTAAGCCTGTCATGAGGGACAACGGTAACTAAGTGGTCCACGGGAATGCGGGTCAAGTGGACTATTTGCGTGGACCGGCCACGTCCTAACGTGGCGTGGCATGACCATGCATGTCTTCCTGGCCGGCGGCGCCGGTGTGCTGGGCCGCCGGATCGTGCCGCTGCTGGTCGCCCGGGGGCACACGGTGACCGCCACGACCCGCGACGAGGCGAAGGCCGTGCTGCTGCGGGACCTGGGGGCCGTACCCGTGCGGGTGGACGTCTACGACGCCGCCGCGCTGCGGACCGCGCTCGCCGAGTCCGGCGCCGACGTCGTGATGCACCAGCTGACGGATCTGAGCGGGGGTGACTTCGCGGCCAACAGCCGGATCCGCGTGATCGGGACCCGCAACCTGGTCGACGCGGCCCTGGCCGCCGGAGTGCGGCGCATCGTGGCGCAGAGCATCTCGTGGGTGTACGAGCCGGGTGACGCACCCGCCGCCGAGGAAACCCCGCTCGACATGCACGCGCCGGAGCCGCGCCGGCCCATGGTCGAAGCGGTCGCGGCCCTGGAATCGGCGGCGCGGGAGCTGCCGGAGTGGGTGGTGCTGCGCTACGGGATGTTCTACGGGCCGGGCACCTGGTTCGAGCCGCGCGGGCTGCGGGCGGACCAGGCCCGTTCGGGCGGCCTTGTGGCCAATGCGGACGTGACGAGCTTCGTGCACGTCGACGATGCCGCGGCCGCCGCCGTCCAGGCCCTCGACTGGCCGTCCGGGCCCGTGAACGTGTGCGATGACGAGCCCGCTCCCGCGTACGACTGGCTGCCCGCGTTCTGCGGGGCGGTCAGGGCGCCCGCGCCGGCGGAGGACGACGCGCCGCGGAACGGGTTCGCGCGCGGCGCGGACAACCGGTACGCCCGCAAGCACCTCGGCTGGACGCCGGCGTACACGTCCTGGCGCGAAGGCTTCGCGGCTTACGGGATCAGCCGGTAGAAACGCCAGAACCCGAAGTCCTCGATCGGCAGCACCTCGATGTCGCCGAAACCGGCCTCCCGCGCGTACCGGCGCAACGTGTCCGGCCGCATCACGGTGCCGGTCCCGGCCGACGGCTGGTCGTGCATCCCGTCCGGCAGGCAGATGAGCAGGCTGAAGCCGTACATCAGCCGCTCGGTGTCGTCGGCCGGGGCCGTGAAGGACTCGCCCACGGCCTCGTCCATGATGACGACCGCCCCGCCGGGCGCGATCGCGCGCCGCACCGCCGCCAGCGTGTCCACCGGCCGCGGCATGTCATGTACGCACTCGAAGGCGAAGATCGCGTCGTAGCGCCCCTCGTCCAGGAGCGCGGCGTCGCCGCGCCGGAAGGAGATCCGCTCGCCGAGGCCGGAGGCGGCCGCGTTGCGCCCGGCCAGCTCGATGGAGGGCGCGTCGATGTCGACGCCCTCCACCAGCGCCTCCGGGTACGCCCTGGCCAGCGCGATGGACGACCAGCCGCCCCCGCAGCCGACGTCGGCGATGCGGGCGCCGGGACGGCGCAACACGGCGTCGAGGTCCGGCACGCCGGCCAGGGCGCCGGGCAACGCGTGCTCGAACCAGGGCCGGTTCATGTCGGCCTGTGATTCCCGCACGTCCGCCCCGAACTGCGCCCAGCCGACCCCGCCGCCGTTCCGGTACGCCTCCAGGAGAGCGGGCATCTGCACGGCCGCGCCCGCCAGCATCCGCGCCAGCGGCGCGAGGTAGGCGAGACTGGCCTCATGCGTCAGCACCTCGGCCGCGCCCTTCGGCAACACGAAGCGGCCGTCCGGCGCGATCTCCAGGATCCCGTACGCGGCCTGCTGCTCCAGCCATTCCCTGGCGTAGCGCTCGTGGCCGCCCGCCCGCGTGACCAGCTCCCCCGGGTCGGCCGGGCCGTGCGCGGCCAGCGCGCGGTACCAGCCCATGCGGTCGCCGATGTGCACGGAGAGCACCTCGATGGTGCCGAGCGACGCCTGGAACAGACGCTCGGCGAACTCGTCGGTAGTTGTCGACATGATCGTTCTTCCTTTCCCCCACAGAATGTCCCGGACGAGGATCCGTGGAGTTCCCTCCGGCGAACAGGTCATTCGACACAGAGCGCAAAATTGTCGGGCGCACGCATGATCGCCCTCCG from Nonomuraea polychroma encodes the following:
- a CDS encoding MBL fold metallo-hydrolase, producing MIDRVITSGTFSLDGGTWEVDNNVWLIGDAREVIVIDAAHDANVIAERVGGRTVKAIICTHAHNDHINAARPLAELTGAPIRLHPADQVLWDMEYGDAVPYQPLTDGERIEVGGCALEILHTPGHAPGAVCVHGRELGALFSGDTLFKGGPGATGRSYSSFDTIIESIRKRLLTLPAETVVHTGHGDSTTIGAEAPHLEEWIARGH
- a CDS encoding (2Fe-2S)-binding protein — its product is MYVCICRAVTENEVHDCIASGATSAKQIRDTTGAGGDCARCVRKICAILKRSEELTTA
- the bfr gene encoding bacterioferritin, encoding MQGDKQIIELLNEQLTAELTAINQYFLHAKMQENWGYTKLAEHTREESIDEMRHAERLTDRILFLEGLPNYQRLGTLHIGQTVEEQLRADLEVEMSVVQRLRPAIALMREKGDITSANIFEDILRDEEQHIDYLETELGLINSLGIQLYLARYAEPPSADD
- a CDS encoding glycoside hydrolase family 95 protein is translated as MTGLTLWYDRPAVDWETEALPIGNGALGAMIFGGTALEQIQFNEKTLWTGGPGSRQGYDFGNWTAPRPGALAEVRERLDREGRMVPEEVAAALGQPKSGFGAYQTFGDLWLDLPEDSPATGYRRELSLREAVATVTYTAGGVRHSREYFACHPGNVIVGRISADRPGAVEFTLRASSPHDDKRVSVADGRLTMRGALADNGMVFEAQVQVVVEGGTRTDGADRIIVAGADSAVFVLSAGTDYAPVYPAYRGDDPHDVVTATVDKAVAQGYEALRQAHRDDYAGLFDRVELDLGQETPEVPTDRLRASYTGGDSAADRALEALFFAYGRYLLIASSRAGSLPANLQGVWNDSTSPAWAGDYHVNINLQMNYWPADVVNLTETARPYDDFARALMAPGRRTAREMFEADGWVVHNETNPFGFTGVHDWATAFWFPEAAAWVTQHLYDRYRFSGDVGYLRESAYPVMKGAAELWLDTLHADPGDGMLVVSPSYSPEHGDFSAGASMAQQIVWDLFTNVAEAAEILDVDAEFRARVLEALERLDPGLRIGSWGQLQEWKADWDEQDNQHRHVSHLFGLHPGRQIVAGSPEGEAAKVTLAARGDGGTGWSKAWKINFWARLLDGDHAHRMLGELLKHSTLDNLWDTHPPFQIDGNFGAVAGIAEMLVQSHQGVIHVLPALPRAWRTGSVRGLRARGDVTVDVSWRDGAAEKVTLHAGRTGEIRVRAAVEGRMWDGGSRSGDTWSWQARAGESYTMGG
- a CDS encoding NAD-dependent epimerase/dehydratase family protein, translating into MTMHVFLAGGAGVLGRRIVPLLVARGHTVTATTRDEAKAVLLRDLGAVPVRVDVYDAAALRTALAESGADVVMHQLTDLSGGDFAANSRIRVIGTRNLVDAALAAGVRRIVAQSISWVYEPGDAPAAEETPLDMHAPEPRRPMVEAVAALESAARELPEWVVLRYGMFYGPGTWFEPRGLRADQARSGGLVANADVTSFVHVDDAAAAAVQALDWPSGPVNVCDDEPAPAYDWLPAFCGAVRAPAPAEDDAPRNGFARGADNRYARKHLGWTPAYTSWREGFAAYGISR
- a CDS encoding class I SAM-dependent methyltransferase produces the protein MSTTTDEFAERLFQASLGTIEVLSVHIGDRMGWYRALAAHGPADPGELVTRAGGHERYAREWLEQQAAYGILEIAPDGRFVLPKGAAEVLTHEASLAYLAPLARMLAGAAVQMPALLEAYRNGGGVGWAQFGADVRESQADMNRPWFEHALPGALAGVPDLDAVLRRPGARIADVGCGGGWSSIALARAYPEALVEGVDIDAPSIELAGRNAAASGLGERISFRRGDAALLDEGRYDAIFAFECVHDMPRPVDTLAAVRRAIAPGGAVVIMDEAVGESFTAPADDTERLMYGFSLLICLPDGMHDQPSAGTGTVMRPDTLRRYAREAGFGDIEVLPIEDFGFWRFYRLIP